One Aegilops tauschii subsp. strangulata cultivar AL8/78 chromosome 2, Aet v6.0, whole genome shotgun sequence genomic window, CAGGCATGGAGGCGCGGTCTGCGGTGGGGCGGGTCAGATCTAGGCCTGCCCGGCTCCAATCTGGAGCGTGGGTGTCGGTGGCATCGCAAGGCCGTCCCTCGTGCGGGCGACCCTTGCCCTGCTGGTGGTGTTGGTTGGCTGTTGTCCTTCCGTCGGGGTGGAGGTGTGGTTGGTGCCACGTTCCCCTCGGCCATGGTGGTGGGGTGGCCGGCGGCGCATTTCACGGAGGTGGCCGCTGGTGCACGGCAGGGAGCGCAGCGGTTCGGCGGATCCAGGCGAGGTGCGCAATAGGTAGTGGAGGAGGGTGGTGTGCCGGCTCTAACGGTGGTGGCGGCGTGAGCTCAGCCATGGAGGCGGCGTCACTGTGGAAGCCCTGCCAGGAAGGAGTTCCTGGCTGGCAGCGGGCGGTCGGCCGCCTCCGTGTCAGGGGCGAGCGGTGATGCCTTGAAGGAGTTGGCGCCGGAGTGGTCGGAGGCGTCGATCAGAACTATTCCTGTGGCAGTCCCCTGGTGTGGGTGAAAGCCGACGTGGTGGCTCTGGCACTTGGACGACATGGATGGATGTTGCTGCTCCTGGGCCGTGGTTGGTGGATTGGGTCGCGTTCTCCCTGCAATGCGGGTGGGGAGGACCACGGCTGTGCGGCTTCGACGGCAATTTGCTACGGTGACGGTTGTGGAGATGTGGTCAATGCTGCCCGTAACCTTGGAGGTGTGGAGATGCGCGGCATTACGGATGAAAATCCTGTTCGGTTCTGACCGGGCCGGCGGCGATGGCACCCGTGGGTGtcgttctcctcctcggaggCGTCGTCGAGTGTCGCCATCCCTCTCACCTGCTTGGGATTGGCAGCTGTCTCCGGGCGAAAGCCTTGATTCTGTTCTAGATCGACACGATGGTGGCGTCTGCGACGTCGTCCCTCTGTTGGGAGCATCGTGCCATGAGACTTGATGATCTTATTTTGCGCTCCTCCCGTGCTTGCCGTTGCCCTGATTGTTCTGCTTCGGCGCAATGTACGGTCGTCGCTGGTGATTCCAAGACGGTGCCTTCTTCGGGAGCTACTATTCTTCGGTGGTGACTGACGTCGGTCGAGACGCGGCGAGGCTCTCGGTTTTGGGCAGGCTATGTTGCGTTGTAGTTGTGTTGTCGTGTGTGGATGTCCGTGGCTAGCCAGATGTGGAGTTGTGCTACACTCGTTATTCGCAGCGAGTGGTAGTTGTCTTGTATCCGATATTCTCTTCTTCTGTAAAGCTATGGTACACAATTTGCATACTCTCGAAAAAAACGTAATTGGTCAATGGAGTCACATGCAGGTTGTGGGCCAGGACAGAAATGCCAACTAGTTTGGCGTTTCTACCCGAGTAGAAACACCTAAAAGTTCGCCGGTCTCGTCGAACTTTGGTTTTGGTTTTACTTTAGTCAGCGAGACGCGTGCATGTCGCCAGCGGATCCGGCTCCTCTGACATGCATGAGCAAAGGCAGGGAAGCTAAGCATGAGGCAAGGAGTAATGCTATACACACAGGCATTTTACGGGGGTTTTACGGGCTAATGAAACATTAAGGAAAATGTGTACAATCATCCGGTTGATTTCACGCCCGCGTAAACCGTCTCCAACGCACGCCACGTATCCTGCGGGGCCAGGCACCCCCAACCTTATCTCCTCGCCCCGTCTCGTACAGATCACGAGAGCCACCCAATTCCCCCGAGCTCGATCTCCCTTCGTCCTCCACCTCTCGCCCGTGTGTCTCCGTTGACccatcctggcccatggatgcaTCAAAGCGCTGCTGCCCAAGCTCCACGCGGCGCTGCAAGCTACTGCCATCGCCGGTGGTGGACTGATGCTGCGAGCCGGGGGCGCGCCCAGCACCCCGCAGCACCCGCACCGGCCTTTGCTGCGGTCAGTGTTCCCCGAGCGTCGTCGACCGCCGATGTGGCTGGTGTTGCCGAGCATGTCGGATGCAGCGCCGCCGGTGCTGTTGATGAGGAGTGCTGCAATTGGTGGATCTCGTCGGCGGCGGGGATGCTTCCAGGCAGCACGAGTGGTGTTGCGTCCTCCCAGATCTCGATGGACGGCGGAGCTGCAGTACAGCACGCCGGTGGGCAGCGGAGCTGCTGTTGCGACGGGGCATCTCTCCTCAACTCCGGCTGCAATGAAGCTTCACCACGTCGCCGGTGCTGCCACGCCAAGCTTCACCGGAGCCGCCGGTGCTTCATTGGAGCTCTGCCGGAGTTGCATTGGAGCTTCACCGGAGCCCCCGGTGCTGCATCGGAGCTCTGCCGGAGTTGCATTGGAGCTTCACCGGAGCCGCCGGTGCTGCATCGGAGCTCTGCCGGAGTTGCATTGGAGCTTCGCCGGACACCGTCAGTGCTGCGCTGGAGCTTCGCCGGACGCCGGTGGTCGAGCTGCAGTGCAGCTTTTGCCGGGGTGCAGCGGTGCTGTGTCGAAGCAGTAGCGTGTTTTACTGCTCCCGTGACTGCTCCCGTGACTTTGTTATCATCGAACGGTTACCACGGTGTTGATCGGACGGCTGATTTGTAGCAGTCGCCAAGATTGGATTTGAATCACTGTTTATGTGTATGTAACGAAGCAAAGTCAGCGGACTGTAGCTCTTTTTGCCAGAGGATTTGGTTCCGTCGCCAGCGGACGACGCTAATGGATGGTCGCTGATCCGTTCTTTCAGGAAGCGTGCTAGGACCACGAGCGACTTGAGCTAAAGGGCGCCGGGATAGAAGTCAACGCCGGCGGCGAGCCGCGCGCAGATCCGAAGGCAGGGCAGGGGCCACGCGCGTTGCGCGCAGGCGAACAGCGGCGCTGATGGGGTCGTTCAAGGGGCACCTTCTGCCGGGAACGCTGTTCCTGGCCGTGGGCGCCTGGAACGTGTGGGCGGCCGTGGCGCGCTTCGCTTTCGACCCGGCCGGGTTCCGCCTCCTCGTCTGGAACcccgtgggcggcggcggcggcggggcgctgcGGCACCTCGAGCTCTACGTGATCGCCGGAGGCGCCTTCCTGGATATGTGCGTGGAGGTGCTCTACTCTACTCATCTCCACATATTTGCACCCGGCGGCGGAGTCAACCCGACACACCTCAACGACCTCGAGCATGGCGGCATGCTGCTCATGTTCTTCCTCTTCGGTGCCCTCGCTCTCCTCTCTGAAAAGACGAGGTCAGTATCCATCATCTCTTTGCACTATACCGCCATAGATGACATGATCCAAGATTCATCCATTTTTCCTCAGAATTTTATTCATTTCATTCTCTTTTCACTCGATCATCTGTAGCAAGAGGTagtattcttttttcttttagaatacgcatagacatgcatatcatattttattttcataaaaggaGGGTGATTGGGTGAATATACCCGTCCACCAAAGCAAGATGTATTTATCACGCGGAAGTTTCGTTTCTAAGTATACTTCTAATTTCTTCGGAGTGGGAGATGGGGGCCAGGGGCCATCTCTGCCGTTCATTTCACCATTTTGTTTTTCTCGTAAACCATTTTGGTATCTTGACTCCAATGGACAGTGTGCCCATGAATGGTTTGTGTTCAAATGCGAATGAAATTGCAGTAATTCCAATCTGTAAGCACCCCGGTGAGCTAACTTGGGCTTTCACCGGTGATCACCGCACGCAGGTACCTGCCCCTAACGGAGGGCGCGTTGTGTCTGGTGCTGGCAACGGCCTTCACTGCAGAGCTGCTGCTCTTCTACTTCCACTCAACCACCCACCAGGGGCTGGAGGGATATTACCACTACCTCCTGGTTCTGCTGATTGGACTCTGCGTCGCCTCCACCGTCCTCGGTGCGCTCCTCCCGGCGAGCTTCCCTGCTGACCTTGCTAGTGGCGTGCTGATGACCCTGCAGGGCATGTGGTTCTACCAGATGGCGTTCACGCTCTATGGGCCGATGCGCCCCGCGGGGTGCCACCACGATGCTGGCAGGAACATCGAGTGCCATGGGCAAGCGGCCGGGGAGCGCGCGGAGCAGCTCGCCAACTTCCAGCTCTTCGCGTGCGTCTTCCTTGTGTTCGCCTACACCCTAGGCTGCTACGCCGTCGCCGCGGCCAAGTACGGCCACCCAGACCTCAGGACGAAGCACTCCGTCGAGATGGAGCACCGAGAAAATAGCGCCGATAGGGGTGGATTGGTTGGCATATGACACCTTTTTATCAAGATTTGGTTCCAACCAACGTGTGCCACGTGGTTTTATTTTTGTTGACAAAAAGGTAGGGTGCTCCTGCGATTTTATAAAGAAGAATGGAGTTGATCCGATTTATATGGAAAACGAGGCTAACAGCATCTATAACCGGATTTGGCAAATTCAACCTCTCAACGTCTCATATTTCCTTCTCCACATACAACTCTTTCATATTCATCTCCTAAATCCATACAAAAGCATGCTGAATATATAGCTACGTACTACCTTCTATACTACTCAAATTTCGTCGTTGTCGGAGATGGCCTGAGCCGCCAGTGCTGGAGGACGGGCTGCCTGCGCTGCCTGCATCTGTTGCCGACGGCGACGCGTGGCCTCCACAGCCGACTCCGAGCGGATGGAGTTCAGGATGGCGTGCTGCTCAGACCACACGCCCACGTCGTCctccatcgccggcgcctcctcctcccccacATCCAGCGGCGGCGCCTCCTTCATCGGCTCCtgctccttctcctcctcctcttcctcctccgccggctcctgctcctcctcctcttcctcctccgcccACACCTCATCGAAAGTCTCCTCTGGTTCCAGAGGTAGCCCCGCTTCCCTACAGATCCGGACCTACTCAAGGAGGAAGAGACGGTGCTGGATCGTGTAGTAGCGGCGGCGTGGGGGCATGGCTAACGGGCTCGAGTGGCGGCGGAGGGAGGGAAGAGGCTGGTCTGCTAAGCTGGGGGCGCCGACCGGATTAAATAGCCGGCTACGGCCTCAGGAAGTGAGCCGGAGCGGCGCCACGCGGCGTTCACGCCGCGGCGACGGTCGAGGCGCCCGTCGAACCGTCGGGTTCCCCGGCGAGTCCGTGTGGGGCCACGACATCAGGCCGACATGGCGGGTGTGTCCGGAcgcccccatatccgccccatatttgggctagATATGGGGGTGCCGGACAGTCCGGACGTTTGAGGGCCGTTTGAGAGGCATGTCTGGGTCAAAAAATCGTGACCGGGCAGTGACCGGTCGGCCCGCCCGGGCGTATGAGGTGGGTTTGAGAGGTCCGATTGTAGACGCTCTAAAAACCACACAATTGCTTAATTGATTAACGGGCAATCAAGCAAAACCCCGACCAAGCCACAACCGGCCAACGCAATTCCACCTCCTACTCATCCGCTACCCGGAGAGAAATGAGCGAGCTCTTCGAatacgccttcaagaagggaaaaCGACGCCCGCAAGCGCCGTCATCACCGGCATCGACCCCCTCGATCAGTAAAGCTTTCGCCCAGGAACCACCCAAGACTCGCCACCGAACCCCGAGAAAGTGTCTGACCACACCAACAACCACCATGACAACCCAACAACCATAGCCTGGTAGAGAGGAGGAACCCCTCGATGACGACTCCAAAGGACAAATGCGCCATCGTGCCATCGTTGCCAGTAACTGATCCCCATCggaagctgatacgtctccaacgtatctataattttttattactccatgctattatattatctgttttggttgttttatatgcattaatatgctattttatattatttttgggactaacctattaacctagagcccagtgtcagttcctgtttttccctgattttgagtttcgcagaaaaggaataccaaacggaataaaaccttcgcgaagaattttcttggaccagaagatagtcaggagacttggagatgaagtcggaggagccacgaggcggccacaaggacggagggcgcgcccagggggtagggtgcgcccccatccttgtgggccccttgtgcactccctgacctaattcttgcacctatatattcccatatatccccaaaccaacagaggcatctACAAAAACACTttttcaccgccgcaaccttctgtacccatgagatcccatctagggacattttccggcaccctgtcggagggtgattcgatcacggagggcttctacatcaaccctattgcccttgcgatgaagcgtgagtagtttaccacagacctacgggtccatagctagtagctacatgtcttcttctctctctttgatt contains:
- the LOC109759593 gene encoding uncharacterized protein, whose amino-acid sequence is MGSFKGHLLPGTLFLAVGAWNVWAAVARFAFDPAGFRLLVWNPVGGGGGGALRHLELYVIAGGAFLDMCVEVLYSTHLHIFAPGGGVNPTHLNDLEHGGMLLMFFLFGALALLSEKTRYLPLTEGALCLVLATAFTAELLLFYFHSTTHQGLEGYYHYLLVLLIGLCVASTVLGALLPASFPADLASGVLMTLQGMWFYQMAFTLYGPMRPAGCHHDAGRNIECHGQAAGERAEQLANFQLFACVFLVFAYTLGCYAVAAAKYGHPDLRTKHSVEMEHRENSADRGGLVGI